In the genome of Panthera leo isolate Ple1 chromosome F3, P.leo_Ple1_pat1.1, whole genome shotgun sequence, the window gagcctttttaagattctgtttctctaaaaaaacaaaacaccccatgGACTTACAGTTCCACAGTTATATGCCATTATCATTTTGCAGATAACGATTAGGCGTATGAAATATACAAGTTatctttttgttataaaaatcatctttttcttcCCACTGCTGCCCAATGTTTAATTTCTGCCTGAAAGGcgtggtttttttaaaaagttactgatGGACTAGGATACCCTTGAAGAGGAGCCATTCTTGTTCTACTTGCCACAGGAAAACCCCGATTAGGAACTTTTTAGTCAAAAGAGATCAGCTTTTCCAAACAAACAATAGGTAATAAACTTCTTAAAAGTAAATGGTAGCTATATTCTCAAATGATGCGTGGGCGCAGGTATACTGACTGGTTACTACCCATCTGATGTCTGAAATGAATGAGAAGTGATTTTTACAAgatcattttatatatgaagttCTTGAAAAGAGGTGATCACTAAGGCAGGTGTGTAAATGCTGGTATGTGCTATCATCCCTATGTATTGTTGCAAggaacaaaatattaatagtacTGACAGAGACCTATGTGAGCTCCCTctgactgaaaaacaaaaaacaaaaacaaaaccaaaacccaaaacaccgACTTTAAGATACCACTTCGTTAAAATGTGCGGCTTAAAACTACCAAACTTGTGCAAAGAGCAGCTGCAGAGTAAAGCAGACAAAGACGATTTTCATAGATACATAAGaaatcaaattttataaatttggcAGAAAGTGTATTTCACAATGCAGATGCTGCTAGACTGATAAAGTCTAAGCCTCAGAGTGAGATAAAGAGAGGATTTATAATCCACATTAAAATCATAATCTAACCAGTAGGGGAAGTTTTTTATCTGGAAATGACTTAAATACTAATTTTAACTTAGGCAAGATACCTTATTGAACTGAAATCACCTTCAACCAACCTAAAGTGTATGAATAACTTGGtaattaaaaataccaaataccTTTGTCTTTCAGCTTTGTAGGAGCTAGTAAGGTCGTCAAAAAGCTTGCCATTCATTTCCATTAGGGTTTTCAGCACGTTGTATACCAGTGCTACAATGGTCCTAAAATGAAAGTAAGCAGTGCTGGGTTATAGGAAATACAACATGACTATCATCTCTAAATAGTGGCTGATTCACTTAATCCATTTTAGAGACAACAGACAAAGGTGCAAGAGGTTTaggaatttgctcaaggtcacacagccagtggtGATAGAGATGGTCTGATTCCAAAATTCACGTCTTTCTTATCATGCTTAAACTCTTAAAGCGTTATGGTTATCTTCATGGCTGCTCTCCAGTCTCAAGCTAACAGtattaaaagatgaagaaaatcacCTACCATAacttgtaaacaaaacaaaaaacccacaaaggagGATAAGGGTGTTACAGAGGTTGGAATATATGCAGTCTAAACATCTACACCTTAAGCACCCCCGCTTCTCCCTGGGATAGCACCGACCTTCGAGGTCTGTGCATCCTTGGCGGATGTTCGGTCGGTCTCCCCCACTGGGTTTGACCACACACTGGTGCAGAATGTCACACCAGGTCGTCCTACCTTCAGGGGGGTTTGCAATTTTAAACTGAAGTTAACAACATACATGTATTTACAGCTCTGTGAAACTATATGTATATCAAGTGcacaatggaatgaaactgaTGTTAACCTTAGAATAAGTTCCAAATCTGTATAGGTTTCATGTATGAGTTAGGAGATTCAAAGACAAAAAGCACAAATATCAGAATACCGCGATCAACATAAAAGACACTTACGGATTCCAGTGTTCTTTGGAGATTTTGTATAAACTGCCAAACATAATTGGCAGAATTTTATCAATATTCTCCTCAATCAAACTAAGAATATATTCATTATTCCAGAAGTACAATGCCCTTTCTGCAAcctaaaaaaacatttagaaacgtcaaaactaaaagataaaggaaaggctAGTATAAAAAAATGGCTTCGCTGAAAACATCATACCTGAAAATGAGAACTGGAGACACACTTGGATATTTGCTTAAAAAGGGgctcttcaatttttttgaacTGTGTGGGTTCAATGACATCTAAGATTTCTTCAATTTCTCCTAAAAACATCAcctaggttaaaaaaatttttcttttaataaatatgacAAATTTTATGAACATACAAAACTACAAATGAGAAGGCTAATCTACAAATTACACAGGGGACAAAAAAGGTCTTGATAGTATACGCAATTTACTATAATGCTCAGCTATCCCACCAAGTCTCTTCAATCCCCAGAACACCAGCTCCTGCTAGGTAGCAGTAACAATACGGCCAAGCCCAAAGCTGCGTGGTTTATATACTGAAGCCCTAAGATTAAGAAGTTTTAGTGAGATTGTACTATTTTTGTTTAACAAAACCTACTTCTTTCTGACTGCATGTTTTTGGCCAAAATTTCAGCAGTCCTCTGATCACCTGCAAAAAAGAAGTTTAGCACAAATTAAGCCATGAAGTTGGTCAATCCCAGGAAATTTTTAGTAATTGTGATTACATAACATTCATTCTGAAGTAGATCAATATTTAAGTGTATCCCCCGACTTTCTGCTCAGCTTTACACTTCTattaataagtatttgctgagtgTGTCTGTACCAGATACTGTTCTGATGCTAGGAAGACACTGATGAACAAGACAGGTGACTGGTGACCCGGATTTTCAAAAAGCAGGGAGACCAATGGAAGTTATTCATGAAACATGTAAGTAATTTTAATAGTTAAGTGCTACttactaggaagaaaataaaggaaagtatgATAATGACTTGGTGGCATGAGTGAGGAAAGttattttagggagaaaataAGGAACAAAGAATTTCTATTACTTAAAACCATTTGAAGCACCAAGAAAGCCAGGAAGCTTCCCAATTTATTTGATAGCTAGCACCATCTTGATCACCAAGATACATGGAAGGGATCGTGGATTTAAGTGAACATAATTGCAAAGATTTGTACTAAACTGAACATTAACAGGACAGTATTTGCCCCATTATGCCTTATTCCAGAAATTCCAGGATAGTTCAACTCATTAACAGTTCtaagttaaaagggaaaaaaactgtaTGATCATCTCAAGATTTTGAACAGTTGTTCAAAATGTCTGACTGCCTATATATTCTGGTAAGAATTTAGTTTAGTAAGCTAGAATGAAGAGAATTTATTAGAAACCATCAGCAATCATCTTATATAGTGATTTCTTGGAAACAGGCGGTAAAACCATCAGGGCCTGGTACTCTCGTGGAAATGTATCTGATAGCCTTTTAGGTTATTTTATAGTTATAATCCAGTTACAGTTATATTCAATAGCCTGGTCCTGTAATAAACACTTACTCAAATTAGGAAGAACACTGTTCAGGAGACAGTCCGATAAGATAAAAAGGATCCAATGAATATTCTTGGACAGGAATACCAAAATTATACTTATTCGTctaagtatataattatatactccctaatttaaaaaacaaaaattactggggcgcctgagtggctcagttagttaagcatctgacttcagctcaggtcatgatcttgcagttctgtgagttcgagccccacgtcaggctctgtgctaacagctcagagcctggagtctgctttggattctgtgtccccctctttctctgcccctcccctgccaacacgtgcatgctctctcagaaatacataaacattaaaaaaattaaaaaccaacaaaatttctaaaatgaatagCCAAATTCAATGTAgccagataaatatataaaaatcaatacctTTGTAAAACAAAgtatcagtaataaaaaaaggtgcatttcctaataaaaactaatgtacataaagaaaaaaatttgcaagAAATGTTTACTGATCGTGAGAGACTACAAATAGATGAGATGATTCAATATCATAcatttttcctatatttaatgtaatttcaaTCAAATACCAACTGAATTACTTTCTGAAACTAGAAACATTTATTCTATAATCTGTAAGTGTAAGCAAATAACCAAGAACTTttctgggtgggagggggagaattAACGGAATGGAACCCATATTACTGATATTAGcaactaaaatgagatgatatcAGCACAGAAACGGACAAAAAGATATGAAATAGGGACGTGtagctagctcagtcagtagaacatgcaactcttgatctcgggagtcatgagttcaagctccatgttgggtgtagggtgtagagtttatttaaagaaGCAGGCAGGGATAGGAAACAAGACTATCTACAgtcatgtacatatatgtatatatgtatgacaAAGGTGGCATTTCAGTTCCATGGAAAATAGATGAATTAGCCAATTAAGTGGTGGTACTTGGACTGCTGTCTCCccgtttagaaagaaaaaatgtagcTGTGTTGGTAGCCAGACTCCTAAAATGATCTTCCATGATCCTTACTTCCTAAATTCACATACTTGGATAATCCCATCCCCTCAAATTGGGCTGGCCtggtgacttgcttctaaccaacagaatgTGGCGAAAGGGACAGAATATCTCCTCCATGAGTAGGTTATAGAAGATTGTGACTTCCATCTTACTAGGAGATTGTCTAGAGCCTTCTCATCTTGCAAGCTTTGATCAAGCAAGCTGCTCTCTGTTGGAGCAGTTCCTAGTCAGGAACTGACTAGGCACTGAGGGTAGTCTCTAGCCAAGAGCCAGCTAGGAACTTGAGGCCCTCAGTCCAACAGCACttgaggaactgaattctgccaacaaccacatgAACTCAGAAGCAGATCCTTCCTCATGTGATCCTTTCTGTGAGAGCCCAGCCAGGGCCAATACCTCGACTGCAGCCTAGTTGGAGACCCTGAAGCAGAAGACCCAGGTAAGTAATGCCTGGATTCTTGTCTCACAGAAACTATGAGCtaataaatgattgttttaagccactaaattttgtgATAACTTGTTAcatagcaacagaaaactaataaaaagcaacaaaaaagaagacCAGTTCTTTACCCTCGTCACACacaaatttcaatttcaaatggTGTAGCAGGTTAAATGATGGCCCTTCAAAAAATCTGTGTCCTAATGTCTAGAATCTATGAATGTGACTTATTTGGATAATGGGTCTTTACAACTAAAATTAGTTAAGGTCTGAAGATTAGATCATCATCTGCACGGGCCCTAAATCCAGCGATGTGTCCTTGTAAAAGACCCAGAGGACAGACAGAAGAGGCAGCAGTGTGAGTGTGGAGCAatgccacaagccaaggagcgCCTGGAGACACgggaagctggaagaggcaggaatgGAATCTCCCCTAGAGCAACTGGAGGGAGTGTACCCCTGCTGACAACTTCagtttggacttctgaccttcagaactcTGGGAGAATAactttgttattttaagctaccaagtttgtagtaattcacagcagccctaggaaactattACTGATGGAATAAACATTTTATAGGTAAAGACGAAATCCATAAAATAACTAGAATAGGATActggagaatatttttataatcttaaagGGTAGAAGGATTTTTCTTAGTACGACATCAAGGCCAGAAACCATAATGATGAATAGATTCCACTACATAacatttttcttcagttctttaaGGAAAGATTGAAAACTATATTCAGGgaccactgggtggctcagtcggttaagtgtctgactcttgatttcggctcatgtcacgatctcgtggttcatgggttcgagccccatgtcgggctccatgctgacagctcgcggggcctgcttggggttgtgtctctccctctctctgcccctctaccgctTGCActctcgttctctcaaaataaactttaaacacaaaactatattcaaatttaaaaactccaaatggataaaaattatttgcaaaaaataTCAGGAAAATGATTAAAAGTAGGCAAAGAACACAGAAATGTAAATGATCAATAACCACATAAAAGGATGGCTTAATCCTTGTAGTAATAAAAACCTATTAAAGTAAGATTTCTTACCTCTTTGactagcaaatattttaaagcttaacATTCAGCATTGGCCATGGTGAAGGAAAATGCATCTTCACACTCTGGACTGTATTAAATTGTTCAGACTTTTTGGAAGGCAGCTTGGAATATGTTAAAATTTCCAAGTAAGTACTCTTTGACTCAGCaacatggttttaattttaatgatttttaaacatttatatacatggggtgcctggttgactcagtacGGCATGAATGCGGttctcgatcttggggtcatgagttcaagccccacattgggtgtagagattgctttaaaaaaaaaaattttacttaaaaaaaatttatatagtaaaattcgtgtgtgtgtgtgtgtgtgtgtgtgtaggtgtgtgtaggtgtgtactGTTTGTTCTCAGGATTTTTATACACacatagattttcttttgttaccaACACCACAGACAGGACACAGAACAATTCTAACACCCTAAACATCCCCTCACCCAGCAACATGTTTCAACTACTCATGTGTCCATAAATTCAAGACTGATTAAATATGTTATGATAATCCATATAGTGGAATTCAGTGCTACCAGTGAAAGcaataaaacagattaacatggAAAGATAGCCACATTATACTGAGAAGTAAAAACACCTGATCAACACTGTCCTACAacaacctacacacacacacacacacacacacatatatatatagaaaaaatttctagaaaatatattcATCAACTTAAATGGTTCTCTTTTAGGTGACAAGATTTTAAGGAACTTCCTCCACATTGAGCTTTACGATTTTGTATTGTGTGAACCAAATTAACACATATTACTTTCACAAAGAGAAGTAACATTaaagtcatttccattttagaaaataaaataatttcaattgaAGATCTGGGTACCTAAATAATGTAATAAACTAGCCAAAGTTCTGACTTACTTATAATTTGCAAGAAGCTTAGATATGAATACCAGGTTTCTAGAGAATAAATATGAAGGCTCAAACCCAAGTAACATGGCCATAATTTTGGTGCTGGAATGGACTATGGGAGAAATGGAAAGATCTATATACCTGTACAGATCATtatgaactgaaaaatattttcctttgtcaaCCTGGACATTTACCTTTCTACCTCTTCATCCTGTTCCTATTTCCATTAACTCAGCTCCTCTAAGAAAGATCTCTGGCCATCATCCTCCCTAAtctactctttaaaaagaaataaccttTCTTCTCTATCCATCCcatattaatttgtttaaattatatCTGTCTACAATTCAACTACGAACCATGACTTACTATGGTATGGATTTTGTCTGAAGTCTGATGAGAGGTACCATGGatttatattatgttttaatcTACTTTAGAGGTTTATGTGGTTTCATGTAATACCAGGCTCCTAATTCTCCTGATTAGTcttgaaaaaactattttttagcTGTTTCCAGAAAGATTTGCAAGTGTAAAAGTTCAAAAACTCAAAGTATTAGGAGTGGAAAAATATCCTTTGTTCATTTACACAAAGTTCAATCAGAGGAAGACTACTAAGTTTATAATCTTTTCAAGCATCCCTAGGGATAGCCTCAGTAActtcataataaagaaaatctcaCTTAAATCCTTtaaatgctttgcttttcttcaggAACTCTTAGATATTTAGATTAAGGATACCTAGAAAACATTCTGTCAAAATACTCATCAATGTAAAAAggttgttttctctgctttcatacgtttctatttctccttaccttttgtttttcttaaatgttcaattttcatagtaacatttttattctctccTGAATCTTATCGCTGTGGGCAAACAGTCAACAGAATTCAGACTGAATTGCTATGCTGATTCATAAACAACCTTTACTCCAAGAATACATCTGTATCACCAAAGGCAAGGACATGTTTTCAATCCCTATCATGTAGTTTattattaaagagagaaaatcctagttctaaaaacaaaacaaaactccagggAATAGTTTTGGGACCCTCacagtatgttttaattttaaaaggtgaatgaAGATTAGAAATGTTGTCAGTAAAGACaatatgtatgtaaaatttcACATGCAGTCACTAGATCCTGTCATCACACATCTCTGCTATATTTTAGTATTAATCTATATTTAAGCTATTCAAGAGACATCCTATAACTCATAAGAACTTCCCCTCCCAACCCTGTTCTTTGAATGCAGATTAACCTAACATTCCTTCTAAATGACTTGAAAGTATATTACTACTGTTTGATAGCTCTACACAGGTATATAAAGAAAAAGCCACAATGAAATGCTACAATGtagattaaagacataaaaataaataggacacTTACTGGTTCTGTTAGTGTGGTATCTTTCTCCAGGAACTGTACGACACAGTAGGCTAGCTAAAATGCAAGGGACAGTTTATAAATATTACTGAAAGAAATAACAGTGATGCaggatttttatatttagttaacACAAATGATTAcctcattttaacaaattttactCTAACCCAATATATAACCACGAATATATTCACAACTGTGTCACTTGTTAAGCCTGAAAAGTAACTTACAGgtcaaaaaatgttcttttttcagTAGTAACTTCTCAATGTAAGGACTACAGCTAACATTTTAGTTTCTCAGCAAGTTTCTGCATGTATACCTATGCTGATAGGATATTATTTACATACTCCTAGAGACTAAAATCATTGTCCAACTACACTATCAGGGCTAGATGGAACATTCTGCAGATATGTGGGACTCATTCAAAGTCAGGGCCTAGGCGCTGGTagtatagtggtgagcatagctgccttccaaagTCAGGGCCTAgactagaaaacaagaaaactggaTATTATCTCTCCTATATCTACATTAAAAGTGCATTGAGCTTATTTAATAAAGCTAAATATTGTAATACGTTTAAATTATAACAAAAGTTTGCTTTAATTTACAAAGCACATTGCTTAATTATACCTAAAACTGCTGCCTTaatatttctcagtttctctgcctTTATATCAGCCTTTGAAACAATGTTCATTTCATTTGAAAGTTGTCTGAAACTTACCTGAGCATGAAACAAAGCTAATCCTTTTGCAGTATGCATAGGAATAAGAACCTTCATTAGAAATTGTTTATGTTCTGCTTTCAGTGGCAATGCAAAGCCATTGATAatactggagggaaaaaaaggcagggggaagGGTTAAGTAGTTACTACTTTATTTCCAAAAGTTATTTCCATGAGTAAGTACCTAAGGAACACTGCTCTGCTTCAGTCCTGGTGTTGAATGACTTAGTCATCTTCAAACTACTTTATGAATTCTGTTCTTCTAAGTCATTCAATGATgccaaaaagaaaactgggaCTGCCAATTAAAGTCCCAGGAAGTAATTTCTATCTTCATTTTCTCGAAAGCCTATCACTTTATGCATCATTGCCTTTATTTTCCTACCTACAGCCACAGGAGAGTTAGTATCACAATGTTGTTagaactttcaaaattttctgaaGCAGAAGTATTTTCTGAAATACATTCTGAAGTTTCTCTTACTTTGCTAAAAGATCTGAAATTAAGAAGTAGTTTTCTCCATAATCACTCTCTAACTATAAATAGAGGGGGCCTAATCTTCTCAAGTTAATATTGCTATGTGATGAATACAGAAAGCAAAATGTTCACATAAACTAAAAGGCTATAGATTCTTCTAAAAAGAACAGACGGATTAGGAAGGGCCTATCAATATCTCAGCAAGAATTCTTATAACTTCATCAAAGATTCACTatagtttatttcatttcttcccaaTCAGATCCTATAATTTCTGAGGCAGTCTGGCAAGATCAGGCATAAAACATGCCACAGCTTCAAAAGCAGGAAGAAGCCTATTCTAAAACAGATGTCTTGCATGGCAAGTACTTTAATATGCTGACCgcttaaaaagctataaaaagaatTCAGTTGAGAAGCTATGTCTTGTGCTCTATATTtaaactctaaaatataaaataatttctccaaCCCCAGTAAGATTCTAATACATAAAACGCTCAAAGTTATTTAACTCTTAAAAAACAATGACCTACCTTCCTAATATTTCAAGGAGTTCAGCAACACCATTGAAATGTTCTGTTTCATATATAAacctgaatttaaaataaagacaggtGTAATGAAAACTCAAACATTAGAAAACTAAATTAAGAGGCAGGAAAGTAGAGAAATCAATCCTAAGGGCAACTATAAGAAACCTACAAGTGTGCTTCAGGAATTCTTTGTAAGCTATCTTGCCCCAAACTAGTTACCTCTCAGCAATCTTATAAAAtaaggcctggggcgcctgggtggctcagtcggttacgcgtccgacttcggctctggtcatgatctcgcggtccgtgagttcgagccccgcgtcaggctctgtgctgactgctaagagcctggagcctgtttcagattctgtgtctccctctctctctctgcccctcccctgttcatgctctgtctctctctgtctcaaaaataaacaaacattaaaaaaaaaaattttttttttaaataaaataaggccTAATTCCTATTAAGTCACATACACTTTTGCTATAATCTAGCTGCAGagataacagaatattatttcacctggaagattttattttacttaaaaatgtatacGAAAGATGGGTTTTCTCaaagaaatactttcaaaataGGAAACCTCCACCCACAGGAAAATCTACGAGGTAAGGACCCATATGGAATCAAGCCACTTTTATTCATAGTTTCTCTAAACCTAAACTACACAGGCTGTCTAGCTTTCCAAGATTAGGCTTGCTGTTAAAGCAGAAGTCATGAACTCAAATGACTACAGGACAGGGAAGTATCATGACTAAGAGTAGACTTAGGAGGACAGAGACCTCAGGAGATGCGGTCTCTCAAGGAGGCAGCCATTACTGATCTCGAACTGTTACATCATACGAATGCTAGCCTAATTCTGCCACATTTCCAAATAAACCAAGCCTGAAATGTGGTTACATTAAAGCAAAATCTCCTAATTAGAAGCAATTACTTAGCAGATTATCACTTATAGTCAAAATATATACTCCATATAAATTTAATTAGTTTTGTCAGAAAATCAAAACTACTTTCAAGAgctattgatttaaatatttatacacaattttttaaacaaaaggctCAAAGAAGTAGGTAACTAGACATAAATTCTCCTCAATAAACCTTAAACATGAACATTGGTATTACCTAAACAGTCTTCATAACTATTGTCCACTTAGATGAGAAGTAAAGTTGCAAGTTTCGAAAAAGTTACATGCAATCACGACACCCACAAAACAGGCTTAAAATGACTCAAATACTTATCAACAGttcagatataaaaattaaaggaactggaataaaaagaaaacatggaagggGAAAAGTGTTATACATGAATATATGACCAGTTTACCTGAGGAAAATgttgttaatttgttttctgatGAATGCTCTTAATCCAAGAAATTTCCCATAAATTCGGTGCAGAACAGTCTTCAGGAAGTCACGTTCTCTGGGATCTTCACTATCAAAAAGCTccaggagctttaaaaaaaatctgagaaattactttttaaaaataattgagctAAAATTTCACTTTATTCTAATTTGATTTCAAGATAAcccatgaaatttttttaaaaaatttcaatgatTCTGCCTTATCAGGTTGATTTTATTCTTGCTAAATAATGAAGCTAAAGAAAAGTTTAAGGagtatttcttttcacttcatttcaaaaaacaacacataaaaatataaatactttgaaaagtgtacagttttgttttgtattttttttgctttgccactcatttaaaaattctgtcctCTTCTTGACTACTAACCATGGCTCATAATTTTACAGTTTTGAAACCTGAGagatttttaatgctttttgatAGTAATTCAAAACTACATACAAAAATCTTAAGCTTGCAAACTGCAAGTcgttaaataaatgaagtttgaAAATACACATGTGCAAATGAGTATTTCCTGTTTACTAGAAAGATTTATACAGACTAAAATTGTTTTGTGATTTTACACTAAAAATCAAGTCACCATGCCAACAGCTCAGAAATTAATATTTAGTAGGAGAAAGTACTGGCAGATACATGCTAATAGAGTAAAAGTCATTcaggaaataatgaaatagagatgagactacagatttttatttaaagtcactTTAGCAACTGGCTGCAAAAGTTTAAACCAGTTCAAACTGGCTAATTCACCATTTTCTTCCTATACCTCTACACAACTCTTCAGCAAAGGCAGAATAAAGAGAtctttgaaaaatttaaagtcaaagctcaaattcccatttttaaaatggcaaagaaactgaatttctgCTGTCAAAAAATggtattactgtattttaaataaaacattggattttcttaggaaaaattttaaagtaatttctctATGTAGAATATAATTACCTATATGAAGTCATCAAGGAATTTTACATTCTGTACTTTGATATTGATAATTACAGTCAAGATGGCAAGCTCTGGACTCCTCAAagttcttttcccattctgtcttgAATTATATGTGATTATTTACATATGCATCTCTTCTATTAGAGTGAATGCCTTTTGA includes:
- the PPP2R5A gene encoding serine/threonine-protein phosphatase 2A 56 kDa regulatory subunit alpha isoform, translating into MSSSSPPAGAANAAAISASEKVDGFTRKSVRKAQRQKRSQGSSQFRSQSSQAELHPLPQLKDATSNEQQELFCQKLQQCCILFDFMDSVSDLKSKEIKRATLNELVEYVSTNRGVIVESAYSDIVKMISANIFRTLPPSDNPDFDPEEDEPTLEASWPHIQLVYEFFLRFLESPDFQPSIAKRYIDQKFVQQLLELFDSEDPRERDFLKTVLHRIYGKFLGLRAFIRKQINNIFLRFIYETEHFNGVAELLEILGSIINGFALPLKAEHKQFLMKVLIPMHTAKGLALFHAQLAYCVVQFLEKDTTLTEPVIRGLLKFWPKTCSQKEVMFLGEIEEILDVIEPTQFKKIEEPLFKQISKCVSSSHFQVAERALYFWNNEYILSLIEENIDKILPIMFGSLYKISKEHWNPTIVALVYNVLKTLMEMNGKLFDDLTSSYKAERQREKKKELEREELWKKLEELKLKKALEKQNSAYNMHSILSNTSDE